Proteins encoded in a region of the Zunongwangia endophytica genome:
- a CDS encoding patatin-like phospholipase family protein, with amino-acid sequence MKALVISGGGSKGAFAGGVAQHLIEEMGKDYDMYLGTSTGSLLISHLALKKVEKIKKVYTSVNESSIFNLRPFLIKHKHGYDQISINHFNVLRNLARGRKTFGESKNLKKLILNTFSEEEFQQLKHSEKDILVTVSNLSLNEVEYKSIKDFEYQDFIEWIWISCNYTPFMSLVQKNGCEYADGGFGSMVPIEEAVKRGATEIDAIILKTEVSHFNRMPSKNVFGLITNLFNFVTDRVENQNIKIGKFAAANKDVIINFYYTPTILTTNSLIFEQEKMKRWWESGLNYAKLKSEEVNQIEP; translated from the coding sequence ATGAAGGCATTAGTGATTTCAGGAGGTGGTAGTAAAGGAGCTTTTGCGGGCGGTGTAGCGCAGCATTTAATTGAAGAAATGGGCAAAGATTACGACATGTATTTAGGAACCTCTACCGGTAGTCTACTTATATCGCATCTCGCTTTAAAGAAAGTCGAAAAGATAAAAAAAGTCTATACTTCAGTTAACGAGTCTAGTATCTTCAATTTACGTCCTTTCTTAATTAAGCATAAACATGGTTATGATCAGATTAGTATCAATCACTTCAATGTATTACGGAATTTAGCCAGAGGCCGAAAAACGTTTGGAGAAAGCAAAAATCTCAAAAAGCTTATTTTAAATACCTTTTCCGAAGAAGAATTTCAGCAATTAAAACATTCAGAAAAAGATATTTTAGTAACCGTTTCTAACTTGTCGCTTAATGAAGTGGAGTATAAATCGATCAAGGATTTCGAATATCAGGATTTTATAGAATGGATTTGGATTTCTTGTAACTATACGCCGTTTATGAGTTTAGTGCAGAAAAACGGTTGTGAATATGCCGATGGTGGTTTTGGATCGATGGTCCCGATCGAAGAAGCCGTTAAACGCGGCGCTACAGAAATTGATGCAATTATTTTAAAGACCGAGGTTAGTCATTTTAATCGTATGCCTTCCAAAAATGTGTTCGGTTTAATTACGAATTTATTCAATTTTGTGACCGATAGGGTGGAAAATCAAAATATTAAGATTGGTAAGTTTGCTGCAGCAAATAAAGATGTAATTATTAATTTCTACTACACACCAACGATATTGACTACGAATTCCCTTATTTTTGAACAAGAAAAAATGAAGCGTTGGTGGGAGAGTGGTCTCAACTACGCTAAACTGAAGAGTGAAGAAGTAAACCAAATCGAACCCTAA